A DNA window from Brassica napus cultivar Da-Ae chromosome C1, Da-Ae, whole genome shotgun sequence contains the following coding sequences:
- the LOC106375137 gene encoding zinc finger protein ZAT3-like — MSLTSYFFSSYFFYVITMIHNQLPPTSNAIIPIFTNPNLQLALSPSYHESPRKKRTRTVASTSSPSPKKTKYTKPDPNTPKITRPCTECGKTFWSWKALFGHMRCHPERQWRGINPPPNHRGPTRTLSSSKHLNQRFSLMSEEDYEVASYLLMLSEAKPLSPSSSGERFECGGCKKVFGSHQALGGHRASHKNVKGCFAITNVTGDDPVTVTSNQDHHQGKTVTFSEHHKCSNICFRVYSNGQALRGHMRYHCWERERETVLVGALDLNVPVTTHDLSSSDTSGCSLDLRLGL; from the coding sequence ATGTCTCTCACTTCTTACTTTTTCTCCAGTTACTTTTTCTACGTGATCACAATGATTCACAATCAACTTCCTCCTACTTCTAACGCGATCATCCCTATCTTCACTAATCCAAATCTCCAACTTGCTTTATCTCCAAGTTACCATGAAAGCCCTAGAAAGAAACGCACCAGAACCGTTGCATCAACCTCTAGTCcttcaccaaaaaaaacaaaatacactAAGCCAGACCCAAACACTCCCAAAATCACACGTCCGTGTACCGAATGTGGCAAAACGTTTTGGTCATGGAAAGCTCTCTTTGGTCACATGAGATGTCACCCTGAGCGTCAATGGCGTGGCATCAACCCTCCTCCTAACCACCGTGGCCCCACCCGAACTTTATCATCGTCAAAACATCTAAACCAGAGATTCTCACTTATGTCCGAGGAAGATTATGAAGTCGCTTCGTATCTCCTAATGCTGTCTGAAGCCAAGCCGTTATCTCCAAGTAGTAGTGGTGAGCGGTTCGAGTGTGGAGGATGCAAGAAAGTGTTTGGATCGCATCAGGCTTTGGGAGGACACAGAGCGAGTCACAAGAACGTTAAAGGATGTTTCGCGATCACAAACGTAACCGGTGATGATCCAGTAACCGTAACTAGTAACCAAGATCATCATCAGGGGAAGACGGTTACGTTTTCGGAGCATCATAAGTGTAGTAATATATGTTTTCGAGTGTACTCTAATGGTCAGGCTTTAAGAGGTCACATGAGGTACCACTGCTGGGAGAGGGAAAGGGAGACAGTGCTCGTTGGTGCGTTGGATCTGAATGTTCCTGTAACAACACATGATCTCTCTTCTTCGGACACATCAGGATGTTCATTAGATCTTAGGTTAGGACTTTAA